Proteins encoded by one window of Streptomyces uncialis:
- a CDS encoding glycosyltransferase family 2 protein gives MTEPSPASVDVVLPCLDEATALPWVLARIPAGWRAIVVDNGSSDGSAGIAAARGATVVREPRRGFGAACHAGLEAATAEIVCFCDCDGSLDPGLLAALVREVAQGRADLMLGRRRPTRPGVWPVHARAGNLALSRMLYRRTGLRLLDLGPMRAARREALVGLRLTDRRNGYPLEMVVRAADAGWRVREADVPYLARHGKSKVTGTWRGTWQAVRDMRSVLAVPPPGTGRAGVR, from the coding sequence ATGACCGAGCCGAGCCCCGCCTCAGTGGACGTCGTCCTGCCCTGCCTGGACGAAGCCACCGCGCTGCCGTGGGTTCTGGCGCGAATCCCGGCAGGGTGGCGCGCGATCGTCGTCGACAACGGCTCGTCGGACGGTTCCGCCGGGATCGCCGCGGCCCGCGGCGCGACCGTGGTGCGCGAGCCCCGGCGCGGCTTCGGAGCGGCCTGCCATGCCGGACTGGAGGCGGCCACCGCCGAAATCGTCTGCTTCTGCGACTGCGACGGCTCGCTCGACCCGGGACTGCTGGCCGCACTGGTGCGTGAAGTGGCACAAGGGCGGGCGGATCTGATGCTCGGACGGCGCCGCCCGACCCGCCCGGGCGTCTGGCCCGTGCACGCCCGCGCGGGAAACCTCGCGCTCTCCCGGATGCTGTACCGCCGGACAGGACTGCGGCTGCTGGACCTCGGGCCGATGCGGGCCGCCCGCCGGGAAGCCCTCGTCGGGCTGCGACTGACGGACCGCCGCAACGGCTACCCGCTGGAGATGGTGGTCCGCGCGGCCGACGCGGGCTGGCGAGTGCGGGAGGCCGACGTCCCGTACCTGGCGAGGCACGGGAAGTCGAAGGTCACGGGCACCTGGCGGGGCACCTGGCAGGCCGTGCGGGACATGCGGTCGGTGCTCGCCGTACCACCGCCCGGGA
- a CDS encoding NAD-dependent epimerase/dehydratase family protein gives MRVLVTGGAGFIGSHIVAALTARGHETVVLDALLPSAHGAAPVGGTELVRVDVRDRDALAGVLRGVDSVSHQAAMVGLGNGFADAPEYVACNDLGTAVLLTAMAEAGVGDLVLAGSMVVYGEGRYECPRHGAVRPGPRTRVDLDAGRFEPRCPRCGAELVPGLVDEDAPTDPRNVYATTKLAQEHLSAAWARATGGRAISLRYHNVYGPGMPRDTPYAGVASFFRSALARGEPPRVFEDGGQRRDFVHVRDVAAAGATALEGLTGREPGTLAVFNTGSGRPRTVGEMACALARVHGGPEPVVTGEYRLGDVRHITASSHRLTEELGWRATVGFEEGITEFARDGPRDPGQGAVTRAQDRKGGNDRRLLG, from the coding sequence ATGCGTGTACTGGTCACCGGGGGCGCGGGCTTCATCGGCTCGCATATCGTCGCGGCACTGACCGCCCGTGGTCACGAGACGGTGGTCCTGGACGCTCTTCTGCCGTCGGCCCACGGCGCGGCGCCCGTGGGCGGCACGGAGCTGGTGCGGGTGGATGTACGGGACCGGGACGCGCTGGCCGGGGTGCTGCGCGGAGTGGACTCGGTGAGTCATCAGGCGGCCATGGTGGGGCTGGGGAACGGGTTCGCGGACGCCCCCGAGTACGTCGCCTGCAACGACCTGGGGACGGCGGTGCTGCTGACGGCGATGGCCGAGGCGGGGGTGGGCGATCTCGTGCTCGCCGGGTCGATGGTCGTGTACGGGGAGGGACGTTACGAGTGCCCGCGGCACGGAGCGGTGCGGCCGGGCCCCCGTACGCGGGTGGACCTGGACGCGGGCCGTTTCGAACCCCGCTGCCCGCGGTGCGGTGCGGAGCTGGTCCCCGGCCTGGTCGACGAGGACGCGCCGACCGATCCACGCAATGTGTACGCCACGACCAAGCTCGCGCAGGAGCATCTGAGCGCTGCCTGGGCCCGGGCCACCGGGGGACGGGCGATCTCGTTGCGCTACCACAACGTGTACGGGCCAGGGATGCCCCGGGACACCCCGTACGCGGGTGTGGCCTCGTTCTTCCGGTCGGCGCTGGCGAGGGGGGAGCCGCCGCGGGTGTTCGAGGACGGCGGGCAGCGGAGGGACTTCGTCCATGTGCGGGACGTGGCCGCCGCGGGGGCGACCGCCCTGGAGGGGCTGACCGGGCGGGAGCCCGGGACGCTGGCCGTCTTCAACACCGGCAGCGGCCGGCCGCGCACGGTCGGGGAGATGGCGTGCGCGCTGGCCCGCGTGCACGGCGGACCCGAACCGGTGGTCACCGGCGAGTACCGGTTGGGCGACGTACGGCACATCACCGCCTCCTCGCACCGGCTGACGGAGGAGCTGGGGTGGCGGGCAACGGTCGGCTTCGAGGAGGGAATCACGGAGTTCGCGCGCGACGGCCCCCGTGATCCGGGGCAGGGCGCCGTCACCCGAGCGCAGGACAGAAAGGGAGGAAACGACCGACGGCTCCTAGGGTGA
- a CDS encoding chaplin, whose amino-acid sequence MKRFLRTAALAMALSGAMAAGGASAASADAGAQGFAVGSPGVASGNLIQIPVHIPVNACGNTVSVIGLLNPAFGNTCVNH is encoded by the coding sequence ATGAAGCGTTTCCTGAGGACGGCCGCGCTGGCTATGGCGCTGAGCGGTGCGATGGCGGCCGGCGGGGCGTCAGCCGCTTCGGCCGACGCCGGCGCCCAGGGCTTCGCCGTGGGATCGCCAGGGGTGGCTTCGGGCAACCTGATCCAGATTCCCGTGCACATCCCGGTCAACGCCTGCGGCAACACCGTCAGCGTCATCGGGCTGCTCAACCCCGCGTTCGGGAACACCTGCGTCAACCACTGA